In Spirosoma pollinicola, the genomic window TACACTCTCACCTACTTCGCCCCGTCGGCTTTAGCTCCTGCAATGGCCATTTGCCCAATAGCCGTGCCCAGCGTTACGCCGGCTTCTGTATCAAAGCGAAACTGAGTGCCACCATACAGTCCCGATAAAGCCGCTTCGGTAGCTTGTGCATTCAGGCTGGTCGTTTCGTCAGGAAATAGATAGGTTAGTACGGTGGTCGCGGCCACCGATACCGCAGCCTGGTCGGATACGTAGCCGGGGGTATTTGGGATAACCGTAGCCGTTTTGATCGTTGCGTCCAGTTGCGACGGACGGGGGGTAAAGTAAGTATATTTGGTACTCCATGCCGCCGTGGTGGCATCCTGCATGGCCCGGTTCATGAGCGCATACGTGCGTGCCGCCCGGAGTTCATTCTTGCTGTTTTGCCGGATGAGGTCTTCGACCAGGAAATTCCAGAGGCCGGAAAGAGAATATGTATTGGTGCCGTTATCCCAGTAATTGGCAATGCGTGACTGGTCGCGCGTGCGGGTATTGGCAATGTCACGCACCTCCGTCAGGGCTTTCTGAAACTCTGCCGAGGTCGTCAGCGGGGGTGCAGCAGGCAACGCCCGAACCAGTGCCGTTGAATCGAACCAGGTTTTCACCTTACCTGCCAATGGCAATATGGGAGCGCGTACGGGTATCTCCAGACTAATCCAGGTAAGATCATAAGGCGCCAAGGCACTCTTTTTTTGCCAGGTCGCCGTTGGGTCGAGCGCCGAAGTGAAGCGGTCGGTTTTAGCGTAGTCGAGGACTTTAGCGGTCACGGCGGCTGCCAGTTCCTCACCCGCTTTTACATCACTGGGAACATTGGCACCAGCCCAAACCCGACTTTGCTTATGCTCAGCGGCTTTGGCCTTGAGAAAGGCAACCTCATTTGGAAAGAAATAGGCCAGCATCTGGCACGAAGCTTCGGCAATAGCCGCATCCTCCGACGGATACGAAGGCACATCCAGCACAGGCACTTTTGTGAAAATACCCTGTTGCTCCAGCGGTGCGCGATTGTATTGATACTTGGCCCGCCAGGCAACAACCAGCGCATCATATTGCACTACGCTCAGCAGCGCATACACCCGAGCAGCAAAAGGTGCCCCGGCATACGGGTTAGCGATGGAAGACGTAATCGTCTGCCCCGTTGCGGCATCGTAGCCGGGAGGTACATTATACTTTGCCACCAGTTGACGGGCAATCTGGTTCCAGCGAATAACTCCCCCGGCCGCCCAGTAATTAACCGCTGTGTTCTGTTCGGGCGTGACCGTTATCAAGCCATTTTTAACGTCACTCAGTTCATGCAGGTACGCATCTGAAGTGACAGCAGCAGGTTGAGGCACAAGAACATCTGTGGCCGATTTGAGCACAATGGGCCGCCATGTGCCGCCGTCGGCATCGGGTGCGCCGGGGGTGGTAAACGGCAGAATACCTTCATCAATGATGGGCTCCCGACAACCCGCCATCCACAGGAATAAAGCACTGATAAGTAGGTATGGAAAATACGTTTTCATAGTTGATAAGGTTTTCGTAGCGCGAACATCTTGTCCGCGTAGCTGTAGGCTAGCAGTTCTAAGTCCTATTTTAGCCCATGCTACGCGGACAAGATGTCCACGCTACTAATTATTAGCGGTCCAGTGGCCAATGACTAACCCGGCATTTATCTGTGTACTTTTTCCGGTATTACGCCCGTCGAGGGTGGTGCTGTAGCCCGCCGTTAGCCCAAATTGCTTCAGCAAACGTATGTAGGCTGTTGCCCCAACCTTCGTAAAGCCAATTACGTTGGTTGGAAACGGAATGCCAGGGCCAATATCGGTGCCCGAACTTTGAGGTCTTTGCCGTTGCCCCCACACATCTATATTAAATAGCTTTGTCACAAATCCACCCCGAACAATAAGCTCGGTTACGTCGGGCACGTTGACCTTCGAGCCGCTGTTTGGATTCGTTTGACTTGGGTCGTAGTAATTGACAATATGATCGAGGTTGACCTGCCCATTTCGTATATAGCCATACTGACCGGTCAGAAAAAACGAGCGCGTTTTCAGGTGCAGCATCGTGCGACCATCCATATTTTTGGAACCGCGCCCAATCGCGACCAGCGCATCATTGACATAATTCTGTATGGGCATGGAGTACCCGGCGGCAAATATCCAGGAAAGCCGGGCGCGGCCAATTTTGTAGTCAAACGCTTCCCACCGAAGGGCCGCCGAAACATCCTGAAAGCCTTCCTGTTTGGGCGAATACCCCGCGCTGGACTGTGTGCGGATATAGGGCGCGGCTACAATCAGGTCGAGGTCGTAACCTAGACCATAGGTCCCCACCACGGTGAGCGCTTCGGTTGTGACCGTACCGAGGTTCGGGTTTTTGGCCTCGGTCGTGTTGACAAAATAAGTATCGTAAGTTGACCGTGAGCCGAAAACAGCCAGACTGGCCTTTCGCTGGCCGCGCATAAACCCGTCAATTAGTCCCTGCGCCTGTGTCTGTTTCGCAAACGACAGCAGTGTAAGGCTAATCAGGGCAGTTGATAGAAATCGCATACATCCATGTTAGGTTGTGCAAAAGTAGCCGTTCGGACTGAGCATACCCTATGAACGACGGTTTTCCTTGTTTGTGGTCAACCGGATACTAGAATTCAGTCAAAAAAGCTTTTTCATGGGCTGAACAAACAAAGAGCCGGACTTTCGGCCCGGCTCTCTGGTATCAGTGCGATTCATCCCGCTTGGTATCGGGGTGGAAACTGCGCCACGAATGCCAGAACTCCTGATAGGCTTTCGGCATAGCATTGAGTCGTTTTCCCCGCAGCGGACCCGCCACGCAATGCCCTCGCCAGGTCCAGACCGATTTCGTTTCCTGATCGGTAAGCTGTCGGTTGGCGTAGTTAAACGTGAGCGTTTGTACCCCTACCCGCCTGCTGCAGGCCCCAAACGATATATTGTCGGGCGCTATGGCCAGCAGCATAGGCTCATTCCCTACTACGTCGCTTAGAATACGTTTTTCCACCAGTTCATTCCAGTCGTAAGCCTTAGAAAAACCAGCCTTCTCCACGCCGATAACCCACGATTTGGGTTGCCATGAAGCTGAATCGCGCCGGGTAAGTTTTCCCTTAGACAACCCCTTTTCGTAGTTCTTCATGTTATCAAACTCGTCGGTAAAGGCTGAATCAGCCTGCAACACGCGCGTATTAGGGTGTTCGGCGGCCCACTCGCCCAGAGTCATGTGCTGGCCCGCCAGTTCAGACAGACTGGTTCCTTTCAGGGGCCCCAGAATAGCCTCTCCCGTAGCTTGCCGCCACCAGGAGCCCGTCCGTTTGTCTTCGAACATGGCATTGAAATGATCCATACCCACCAGCCGAAACTCATCGGGCTGGCCTTTAATGATCGGGCTAAACACGCGCCCTGTCCGGCAAACGGTACAATACGTAATCATAACCGACTGGCCGCCTACCGTATCGCGCACCTGATGATGGTAGCCAATGAGTTGGATCGGATAGGCTGTTGCCTGGCCCATAGCTGTGAACCCCAGCACCAGCTTATTGAGTGGAATCTTGTTCTGGCTCATGGGTACCACCTGCTTATTGATGGGTTGCTTAAACATCTGGTCGGCCATCATCTCCTGATTCACTTCATAGAACACAAATCCATAGAGCAGCGCCAGTCCGCCCACCACGTAGCGGTGCCACGTCCGGCGGGGCTTCGTAACCACCAGAAACGCCGGATAGATCAACAGCAACCACCCAACTGCACGTAACCAGCCCATATTCTGGTGTAGCCAGTAGGCCAGTTCAACCCGACCCAATGACGTATTGCCCGAATCGGATTCGCCGAGGCCAAGCTGACTGCCGGGGAAAGGCATGATAAAGTAGACGCTCAACACCTCCAGGGCAATTAGCAGAAAAATTAACACCAGAAAAAACAACAGGGAACGTTTCATCAATGAGGTTAGGTTGGCGACCCGGTGGTCGGCATATAATGATCTTCGTGTGTGTAGCCGTATTCGGCCACTTTCTGAGCCCGGTATTTATATAAGGCTGGGTCGTCGGGTGCCCAGGTAGCCAACCCATCGACATAGCGGTTGAACATACAGAAAGCAGCCGCAATCAACACGGTATCGTGAATATCGTGATCGGTAGCACCCTCAGTACGGGCGGCTTCGATTTGCGCGGGGCTAACCGACTTACCACCCTGTTGAACGCTTCCGGCAATGGTCAGTAATGCTTTCATTTTCGGCGAAATAGCCGCTTGCTGGTAATCACATTTAACGGACGTCACCAGCGACCAATCGTCATCGCCGAGGTGTTGGCTGGCCACCGCCCCGTGAATCGTCTGGCAAAAGAAACAGTCGTTCAGCGACGAAACATGGGTAGCGATCAGTTCGCGCTCACCTTCACTAAGGCCCGAATCAGGCCGGTGCGCATTTGACCGCAGTAACACATTAACCAGTTCATTGAGTGGGCGGGCTGTTTCAGGGCTGAACGCCATTGGTCCGCGAATACCGGGTAACCCGGCGGGTAGTTCGATATGGGGCATAATTATGTGAAGTATTTAGTAGTTGAGCACACCGTAAAGTATGTCTTGTGGATGAGTAGCGGAAAGCGTATGCACAAAAGTGCCCCGGCCACAGAGCAGCCGGGGACTAATTACTATACCTATAATAAATGAGTAGCAGGGCTAGCCTGCGGTGTTGGCAATTGGTAACCCAAGGTGCCCATTCGCTCACCCATGGCATCATACGCGGCCGGGTCGGTGGGGGTTAGAGTGGCGAGACCGTCAACGTACCGATTGTACATGCAGAAGGAAGCGGCAATCAGTACCGTGTCATGAATGTCGCCATCGGTTGCGCCTTTTTCGCGGGCGGCTGCAACCAGATTGTCAGAAACGGTACGCGCATCGGCCCGAACATGATCGGCAATGATCAACAGCGCTTTCAGTTTGGCCGAAATTGGGGCCGTTTCCGGATTGGTCAGGGTCTGATCGACCAGATCGCGCTGGTCGGCGAAGAGATGACGAGATGCCGCAGCGTGACTCTTCATA contains:
- a CDS encoding phosphatase PAP2 family protein, translating into MKTYFPYLLISALFLWMAGCREPIIDEGILPFTTPGAPDADGGTWRPIVLKSATDVLVPQPAAVTSDAYLHELSDVKNGLITVTPEQNTAVNYWAAGGVIRWNQIARQLVAKYNVPPGYDAATGQTITSSIANPYAGAPFAARVYALLSVVQYDALVVAWRAKYQYNRAPLEQQGIFTKVPVLDVPSYPSEDAAIAEASCQMLAYFFPNEVAFLKAKAAEHKQSRVWAGANVPSDVKAGEELAAAVTAKVLDYAKTDRFTSALDPTATWQKKSALAPYDLTWISLEIPVRAPILPLAGKVKTWFDSTALVRALPAAPPLTTSAEFQKALTEVRDIANTRTRDQSRIANYWDNGTNTYSLSGLWNFLVEDLIRQNSKNELRAARTYALMNRAMQDATTAAWSTKYTYFTPRPSQLDATIKTATVIPNTPGYVSDQAAVSVAATTVLTYLFPDETTSLNAQATEAALSGLYGGTQFRFDTEAGVTLGTAIGQMAIAGAKADGAK
- a CDS encoding DUF3179 domain-containing (seleno)protein; this translates as MKRSLLFFLVLIFLLIALEVLSVYFIMPFPGSQLGLGESDSGNTSLGRVELAYWLHQNMGWLRAVGWLLLIYPAFLVVTKPRRTWHRYVVGGLALLYGFVFYEVNQEMMADQMFKQPINKQVVPMSQNKIPLNKLVLGFTAMGQATAYPIQLIGYHHQVRDTVGGQSVMITYCTVCRTGRVFSPIIKGQPDEFRLVGMDHFNAMFEDKRTGSWWRQATGEAILGPLKGTSLSELAGQHMTLGEWAAEHPNTRVLQADSAFTDEFDNMKNYEKGLSKGKLTRRDSASWQPKSWVIGVEKAGFSKAYDWNELVEKRILSDVVGNEPMLLAIAPDNISFGACSRRVGVQTLTFNYANRQLTDQETKSVWTWRGHCVAGPLRGKRLNAMPKAYQEFWHSWRSFHPDTKRDESH
- a CDS encoding carboxymuconolactone decarboxylase family protein — translated: MPHIELPAGLPGIRGPMAFSPETARPLNELVNVLLRSNAHRPDSGLSEGERELIATHVSSLNDCFFCQTIHGAVASQHLGDDDWSLVTSVKCDYQQAAISPKMKALLTIAGSVQQGGKSVSPAQIEAARTEGATDHDIHDTVLIAAAFCMFNRYVDGLATWAPDDPALYKYRAQKVAEYGYTHEDHYMPTTGSPT
- a CDS encoding carboxymuconolactone decarboxylase family protein, which codes for MPHIPLPDGVPGIRSLVMYRPDTGQHLYALAQALLRAGSPDSTLTSAERELIAAFVSKQNQTDFCMKSHAAASRHLFADQRDLVDQTLTNPETAPISAKLKALLIIADHVRADARTVSDNLVAAAREKGATDGDIHDTVLIAASFCMYNRYVDGLATLTPTDPAAYDAMGERMGTLGYQLPTPQASPATHLL